One Glycine soja cultivar W05 chromosome 2, ASM419377v2, whole genome shotgun sequence genomic region harbors:
- the LOC114403187 gene encoding uncharacterized protein LOC114403187, translating into MPHLTRSTHLREEMKPIFALFVVLSLLLVANINLSHARKDLGDYWKKMMNDQPMPEAIKDLIQDQQVQDATADHFIRYFDMKPNIILYHTHVVSKKQQQQKRLLTTSLNQSQGTERHG; encoded by the exons ATGCCACATCTAACGAGGAGCACACATCTTAGAGAAGAAATGAAGCCCATCTTTGCCTTGTTCGTAGTCTTGTCGCTTCTCCTG GTTGCCAACATCAACTTAAGCCATGCAAGAAAAGACCTGGGGGATTATTGGAAGAAAATGATGAATGACCAACCCATGCCTGAAGCAATTAAAGATCTTATTCAAGATCAACAGGTACAAGATGCAACAGCAGATCATTTTATAAGGTACTTCGATATGAAGCCTAATATCATTTTGTATCACACCCATGTTGTGTCCAAGAAGCAGCAGCAGCAAAAAAGGCTTTTGACCACAAGTTTAAACCAGTCTCAAGGAACGGAAAGGCATGGTTGA